GCGCCTTGCACGGCGATGGTCTTCGTGTGGTCCAAGCTATGCGAAGGCGATCCGTATTTCACGTTGTCGCAAGTTGCGCTCAACGATTCGATCATGGTCGTCGCATTCGCGCCGCTGGTCGCGCTGCTGCTCGGCCTGTCGGCGATCACGGTGCCGTGGGACACGCTGGTCATTTCGGTGTTGCTCTACATCATCGTCCCTGTGGTCATTGCGCAGGCCGTGCGGCGCGTTCTGCTGGCGCACGGCGATGCGTATTTCCAGCGAGCCGTCGCGCGCCTCGGTCCGTACTCGATCTGCGCACTGCTCGCGACGCTCGTGCTGCTGTTTGCGTTTCAGGGGCAAGCGATCGTGCGGGAACCGCTCGTCATAGCGATGCTTGCCGTACCGATCCTCGTGCAGGTTTTCGTCAATTCCGGGCTCGCGTACGTGCTCAACCGCCGGCTTGGCGTCGCGCATTGTGTTGCCGGTCCATCGAGCCTGATCGGCGCGAGCAACTTCTTCGAGCTGGCCGTCGCGACCGCGATCAGTCTGTTCGGCTTTCACTCGGGGGCGGCGCTGGCGACCGTGGTCGGCGTGCTGATCGAAGTGCCGGTGATGTTGCTGGTGGTTGGTATCGTCAACCGCTCGCAGCGCTGGTATGAGGCTGGCAAACATGAGGCTGGCAAAGCGGGCACACGCGAGTCTAGCGGCCATCGGCATTTCAATTCATGACTGCCACATCGAACGGCGGCAACGC
The genomic region above belongs to Paraburkholderia edwinii and contains:
- the arsB gene encoding ACR3 family arsenite efflux transporter yields the protein MSHAEAAARGARPTIGFFERYLTIWVALCIVAGIALGQVLPQVFQAVGRMELAHVNLPVGVLIWVMIVPMLVKIDFSAMAQVRNQWRGIGVTLFVNWLVKPFSMALLGWFFIRHVFAPWLPAGQLDSYIAGLILLAAAPCTAMVFVWSKLCEGDPYFTLSQVALNDSIMVVAFAPLVALLLGLSAITVPWDTLVISVLLYIIVPVVIAQAVRRVLLAHGDAYFQRAVARLGPYSICALLATLVLLFAFQGQAIVREPLVIAMLAVPILVQVFVNSGLAYVLNRRLGVAHCVAGPSSLIGASNFFELAVATAISLFGFHSGAALATVVGVLIEVPVMLLVVGIVNRSQRWYEAGKHEAGKAGTRESSGHRHFNS